In Helianthus annuus cultivar XRQ/B chromosome 9, HanXRQr2.0-SUNRISE, whole genome shotgun sequence, the following are encoded in one genomic region:
- the LOC110879196 gene encoding pentatricopeptide repeat-containing protein At5g66631 — translation MGLLIKFYCINIARRSSLQRTHRFGLPAFQFSSHHFGNTCMALNLHAHNFATKSSENAVSLYLERARLIDRIRIVLRTESKESLVSILNDHALDSFVVTNALKSAPSPDSALFLIETLKNFPSFTHNQNTLYALAKVLAKARQTGRLKALVNGINSGKFRNVARVSFMDQMKLYAAAGDLDSVLNVWHEWKSSQKFPNVESYNIIMNLCAQTGKDYEAVKTFRRLIDEGGVPNSRTYTVVIEHLVNSGNLDSAMKVFNMLPLMGVKHTLRQYAVLVDAFCGADRFDTVKSLLSQMQVDGIFPTRVMLSSLQRMHDAGFVEETLELIKEMLPDKRIENVKSSFDDDGDGDDNDNDDDDDEVDGVKLRPWFDPIVLASSLRFWRPEEVSVLEDAKFVWTTRVVSKMIRSFGSAESAWDFYCWVANQPGFRHDVHTISKMLTNLAREGHVNIVEQLIFETKSENIQLSYTTVRTIIDYYGLSKNGEAALTVFKNVKSLCGTLSKQRLLSLYSSILKTLVKCKMDSKILDTLDEMILSGIIPDIQTFSSLMRHFAVTGDIKTVQRLFGMVKQSGIEPDDYMFKVLITAYCNSNRAVLAFRAIEDMKTFNRKLDVSTKRLLVKSLWKEGKFREAADVEETSAETNDVFKVKLHGKSRTTLAADVQRVYLVYSGSFPTISDNKDHC, via the coding sequence ATGGGTTTACTGATAAAATTCTATTGTATTAATATTGCACGTAGAAGTAGCCTACAACGAACCCATCGTTTCGGGTTGCCTGCATTCCAGTTTTCATCACACCATTTTGGAAATACATGTATGGCTTTGAATCTTCATGCTCACAACTTTGCCACTAAGTCTTCAGAGAATGCGGTCTCGCTTTACCTAGAGCGAGCAAGGCTCATAGATCGAATACGTATTGTTCTAAGAACCGAGTCCAAAGAATCACTTGTTTCAATCTTGAATGATCATGCGCTGGACTCTTTTGTAGTCACCAATGCACTTAAATCTGCTCCATCACCCGACTCGGCTCTTTTCTTGATTGAAACTCTCAAAAATTTTCCAAGTTTTACTCATAATCAAAACACCCTTTACGCGTTGGCGAAAGTACTTGCGAAAGCGCGTCAAACTGGAAGGCTGAAGGCCCTTGTAAATGGTATAAACTCGGGGAAATTCAGGAATGTCGCTCGTGTCAGTTTTATGGATCAGATGAAGTTATATGCTGCTGCAGGTGATCTTGATTCGGTTCTTAATGTGTGGCATGAGTGGAAAAGCTCCCAAAAGTTCCCGAACGTTGAGTCATATAACATCATCATGAACCTCTGCGCACAAACGGGCAAGGATTATGAGGCCGTTAAGACGTTCCGTAGATTGATCGATGAAGGAGGGGTTCCTAATTCTAGAACATACACCGTAGTTATCGAACATCTTGTGAATTCCGGAAACTTAGATTCCGCAATGAAAGTGTTTAACATGTTACCGTTGATGGGTGTGAAACACACGTTAAGGCAGTACGCTGTTCTGGTTGATGCATTTTGCGGTGCTGATCGGTTTGATACGGTTAAAAGTTTGCTTAGTCAAATGCAAGTGGATGGAATCTTTCCTACCCGAGTGATGCTCTCGTCACTGCAACGAATGCATGATGCAGGATTTGTGGAAGAAACGTTAGAACTGATTAAAGAAATGTTGCCTGATAAGAGGATTGAAAATGTGAAATCGTCttttgatgatgatggtgatggtgatgataatgataatgatgatgatgatgatgaggtgGATGGAGTGAAGCTAAGACCGTGGTTTGACCCGATCGTGTTAGCTAGTTCTCTTCGTTTTTGGAGACCCGAAGAAGTGTCAGTGCTCGAGGATGCAAAGTTCGTTTGGACAACACGCGTGGTTTCAAAGATGATAAGGAGCTTTGGTTCTGCTGAGTCAGCATGGGATTTCTACTGTTGGGTTGCGAATCAACCGGGATTCCGTCATGATGTTCATACGATATCTAAGATGCTTACCAATTTAGCTCGTGAAGGACATGTTAATATAGTTGAACAACTCATATTTGAAACTAAAAGCGAAAACATTCAACTATCATATACTACTGTAAGAACGATCATTGATTACTATGGCCTTTCAAAGAACGGTGAAGCTGCATTGACGGTTTTTAAAAACGTTAAATCCCTTTGCGGTACATTGTCAAAACAACGACTTTTGTCTCTATATTcatctattttgaaaacattaGTCAAGTGTAAAATGGACTCAAAGATCTTGGATACGTTAGACGAGATGATTTTATCCGGAATTATTCCCGACATCCAAACCTTTTCTTCGTTGATGCGCCATTTTGCAGTTACGGGGGACATTAAAACGGTTCAGAGGCTGTTTGGGATGGTCAAACAGAGTGGTATAGAACCAGATGATTATATGTTTAAGGTTTTAATAACTGCTTACTGCAACTCCAATAGAGCTGTTTTAGCTTTTAGAGCTATTGAAGATATGAAAACGTTTAATCGGAAGCTTGATGTTTCTACGAAGCGTTTGCTTGTGAAGAGTTTGTGGAAAGAAGGCAAGTTTAGGGAGGCTGCAGATGTTGAAGAAACAAGTGCCGAAACTAATGATGTTTTTAAGGTTAAGTTACATGGTAAGTCGCGTACCACGCTTGCTGCAGATGTACAGAGAGTTTATTTAGTTTATTCTGGTAGTTTTCCAACTATCAGTGACAACAAAGATCATTGTTAA